From a single Brassica oleracea var. oleracea cultivar TO1000 chromosome C5, BOL, whole genome shotgun sequence genomic region:
- the LOC106343476 gene encoding calcium-dependent protein kinase 10, whose amino-acid sequence MGNCNVCVKPPNSEESTQKPKRPNQNRKPNPYAAGDIVRSPARTRGTTLKDVVIPTSQRTKISDKYILGRELGRGEFGITYLCTDRETREALACKSISKRKLRTAVDVEDVRREVAIMSTLPEHPNVVKLRATYEDGENVHLVMELCEGGELFDRIVARGHYTERAAAGVARTIAEVVMMCHSNGVVHRDLKPENFLFANKKENSALKAIDFGLSVFFKPGDKFTEIVGSPYYMAPEVLKRDYGPEVDVWSAGVIIYILLCGVPPFWAETEQGVALAILRGVIDFKRDPWPQVSESAKSLVRQMLDPDPAKRLTAQQVLAHPWIQHAKKAPNVPLGDIVRSRLKQFSMMNRFKKKVLRVIAEHLSVQEVEVIKDMFSLMDEDNDGRITYPELKAGLRKVGSQLGEPEIKMLMEVADVDGNGFLDYGEFVAVIIHLQKIENDELFKLAFMFFDKDGSTYIELDELREALTDELGEPDVSVLNDIMREVDADKDGRINYDEFVTMMKAGTDWRKASRQYSRERFKSLSINLMKDGSLHLHDALTGQSVPV is encoded by the exons ATGGGTAACTGTAACGTCTGTGTGAAGCCTCCCAACTCGGAAGAGTCGACTCAGAAGCCCAAAAGGCCCAATCAAAACCGGAAACCAAACCCCTACGCCGCCGGCGACATCGTCCGATCCCCCGCGCGCACGCGCGGGACTACCCTCAAGGACGTCGTGATCCCGACGAGCCAACGCACGAAGATCAGCGACAAATACATCCTAGGCCGCGAGCTAGGCCGCGGCGAGTTCGGGATCACTTACCTCTGCACCGATCGCGAGACTCGCGAAGCCCTAGCCTGCAAATCGATCTCCAAGCGTAAGCTCCGAACGGCCGTCGACGTCGAGGACGTCCGCCGCGAGGTAGCGATCATGTCCACCTTGCCCGAGCACCCGAACGTGGTGAAGCTCAGGGCGACTTACGAGGACGGCGAGAACGTTCATCTCGTGATGGAGCTCTGCGAAGGCGGGGAGCTTTTCGATCGGATTGTTGCCAGAGGGCACTACACGGAGCGCGCGGCTGCTGGAGTCGCGAGGACGATCGCTGAGGTGGTGATGATGTGTCATTCGAATGGTGTCGTGCATCGAGATTTGAAGCCTGAGAATTTCTTGTTTGCGAATAAGAAGGAGAACTCTGCTTTGAAGGCGATTGATTTTGGGTTGTCTGTGTTCTTCAAACCTG GAGATAAGTTTACGGAGATTGTAGGGAGTCCTTATTACATGGCTCCTGAGGTGTTGAAGAGGGATTATGGACCTGAGGTTGATGTGTGGAGTGCTGGAGTTATCATCTATATCTTGCTCTGTGGTGTTCCTCCCTTTTGGGCTG AGACGGAACAAGGTGTTGCTCTTGCGATTCTGCGGGGAGTTATTGATTTTAAGAGAGACCCTTGGCCTCAGGTTTCGGAGAGTGCTAAGAGTCTTGTGAGGCAGATGCTGGATCCTGATCCGGCTAAGCGTTTGACTGCTCAGCAAGTGTTAG CTCATCCTTGGATACAGCATGCGAAGAAAGCTCCGAATGTTCCTTTAGGGGATATAGTCAGATCGAGATTGAAGCAGTTCTCTATGATGAATAGATTTAAAAAGAAGGTTCTTCGC GTAATTGCGGAGCACTTGTCTGTTCAAGAGGTTGAAGTGATCAAGGACATGTTCTCACTGATGGATGAAGACAACGATGGTAGAATAACTTACCCGGAACTCAAAGCTGGACTTCGAAAGGTTGGCTCACAACTTGGTGAACCAGAGATCAAAATGTTGATGGAAGTG GCGGATGTTGATGGGAATGGGTTTTTGGATTATGGAGAGTTTGTAGCTGTGATCATACACTTGCAGAAGATAGAGAACGACGAGCTTTTCAAGCTAGCTTTTATGTTCTTTGACAAAGATGGAAGTACATACATCGAGCTTGATGAGCTACGGGAAGCTCTAACTGACGAGTTAGGAGAACCAGATGTCAGCGTTCTAAACGACATCATGCGTGAAGTTGATGCTGACAAG GATGGGCGTATAAACTATGATGAGTTTGTGACGATGATGAAAGCAGGAACAGATTGGAGAAAGGCGTCAAGACAATACTCAAGAGAGAGGTTCAAAAGCTTAAGCATTAATCTGATGAAAGATGGATCATTGCATCTCCATGACGCTCTCACTGGACAATCTGTTCCTGTTTGA
- the LOC106295650 gene encoding pentatricopeptide repeat-containing protein At1g18900-like: MMRPQQISKLSSSARSFFLSGSRSSAADGSPSAFNDDEPCVSRRQQLRHEAAQDEKLPSSIITRKPLVAGSILPGEAESKPVVLKKVDGSGRPSLLPQHVCSSSSPALPSKPHSVTYASIREEEEVSSSAPIGDQIFRAGYAAVSILSDLANFKLPSSDGGSSEVFGLGKSCMVDPSRPITSVKSVIRREDLTKAYPRSPAAKESSAGKIRNHSSNFRGAKEGFKQVSLQKRYHHHASGKRTTSMLQRHNNIDSNRFVPNEMMKAASGSRQYCNVKEVENVSSILKTFRWGPAAETALENLRLTMGPYQANQVLKKMNDYGNALGFFYWLKRQPKFKHDEHTYTTMVGNLGRAKQFRAINRLLDEMVRDGCRPNTVTYNRLIHSYGRANYLNEAMNVFNQMQEAGCEPDRVTYCTLIDIHAKAGFLDVAMDMHQRMEAAGISTDTFTYSVIINCLGKAGHLPAAHKLFCEMVDQGCTPNLVTYNIMMDLHAKARNYQSALKLYRDMQNAGFRPDKVTYSIVMEVLGHCGYLEEAEGVFTEMQRDNWVPDEPVYGLLVDLWGKAGNVEKAWYWYQAMFHAGLLPNVPTCNSLLSTFLRVDKIGEAYELLQNMLALGLRPSLQTYTLLLSCCTDARSKLDMGYCGQLMASTGHPAHMFLLKMPSAGPDGQNVRNHVNNFLDLMHSEDRESKRGLVDAVVDFLHKSGQKEEAGSVWEVAAQKNVFPDALREKSSSYWLINLHVMSEGTAVTALSRTLAWFRKQMLVSGSCPSRIDIVTGWGRRSRVTGTSMVRQAVEELLNMFGSPFFTESGNSGCFVGCGESLNRWLVQSYVERMHLL; encoded by the coding sequence ATGATGCGTCCACAGCAAATCAGCAAACTCTCAAGTTCAGCAAGATCCTTTTTCCTTAGCGGATCGAGATCAAGTGCAGCTGATGGGAGTCCTTCTGCATTCAACGACGATGAGCCTTGTGTCTCCCGACGCCAGCAACTTAGGCACGAAGCCGCACAAGATGAAAAACTACCGTCCAGTATTATTACCCGTAAGCCTCTTGTAGCGGGAAGCATTTTACCAGGAGAGGCAGAGAGTAAACCGGTTGTTCTAAAGAAGGTTGATGGTTCTGGTCGGCCATCTCTATTGCCACAGCATGTTTGCTCTTCTTCTTCTCCTGCTCTCCCTAGTAAACCACATTCGGTTACTTATGCATCAATTAGAGAGGAGGAGGAAGTTTCTTCTTCAGCACCTATTGGGGATCAGATTTTCAGAGCCGGTTATGCAGCGGTTAGTATTTTGTCTGATTTAGCAAACTTTAAGCTTCCTTCGTCTGATGGAGGGAGTAGTGAAGTGTTTGGATTAGGGAAAAGCTGTATGGTGGATCCATCTCGGCCTATCACAAGCGTCAAGTCAGTTATAAGGAGAGAGGACTTGACCAAAGCTTACCCTAGATCACCAGCTGCAAAAGAGTCATCAGCTGGTAAAATTAGAAATCATAGTAGCAACTTCCGAGGGGCTAAGGAAGGATTCAAACAAGTCTCGTTACAGAAAAGGTATCATCATCACGCATCTGGCAAGAGGACGACAAGCATGTTGCAGAGACACAATAATATTGATTCAAACAGGTTTGTGCCAAACGAAATGATGAAAGCGGCTTCAGGTTCAAGGCAGTATTGTAATGTCAAAGAGGTGGAAAACGTTTCCAGCATTTTGAAAACATTCAGGTGGGGCCCTGCTGCTGAGACGGCTCTTGAGAATCTCCGGTTAACGATGGGTCCGTACCAAGCGAACCAGGTGCTCAAGAAGATGAATGACTATGGAAACGCTCTTGGTTTCTTCTACTGGCTCAAAAGGCAGCCCAAGTTTAAGCACGACGAGCACACTTACACCACCATGGTTGGTAACCTCGGCCGTGCTAAACAGTTTCGGGCCATAAACAGGCTTCTCGACGAGATGGTTAGAGATGGTTGTAGGCCAAACACGGTTACTTACAACCGTCTTATCCACAGCTACGGCCGTGCTAATTATCTCAACGAAGCGATGAATGTGTTTAATCAGATGCAAGAAGCTGGATGCGAACCAGACCGTGTAACGTACTGTACACTCATAGACATTCACGCCAAGGCTGGGTTTCTCGACGTTGCGATGGATATGCATCAGAGGATGGAAGCGGCTGGTATCTCAACCGACACTTTCACTTACAGTGTCATTATAAACTGTCTTGGGAAAGCTGGGCATTTACCCGCTGCGCACAAGCTCTTCTGCGAGATGGTTGATCAGGGATGTACACCTAACTTGGTCACGTACAACATCATGATGGACTTGCACGCCAAGGCGAGGAACTACCAGAGCGCGTTGAAGCTTTACCGCGACATGCAGAACGCTGGGTTTAGGCCTGATAAAGTGACGTACAGCATCGTGATGGAGGTGCTTGGACACTGTGGGTATCTAGAGGAAGCAGAGGGTGTCTTCACCGAGATGCAGCGTGATAATTGGGTTCCTGATGAGCCGGTCTATGGGCTTTTGGTGGATCTGTGGGGGAAAGCTGGTAATGTTGAGAAGGCTTGGTATTGGTATCAAGCAATGTTTCATGCTGGTTTGTTACCTAATGTTCCTACTTGCAACTCTCTTCTTAGTACTTTCCTTAGGGTTGACAAGATAGGGGAAGCGTATGAGTTGTTGCAGAACATGCTGGCGCTTGGTCTACGTCCTTCTTTGCAGACGTACACGTTGCTCTTGAGTTGCTGCACGGATGCTCGGTCAAAGCTTGATATGGGTTACTGTGGCCAGCTAATGGCGAGCACTGGTCATCCGGCGCATATGTTTCTCCTCAAGATGCCGTCTGCAGGTCCTGATGGACAGAACGTGCGTAATCATGTGAACAACTTCTTGGATCTGATGCACAGCGAGGACAGAGAGAGCAAGAGAGGGCTTGTGGACGCGGTGGTTGACTTCTTACACAAGTCAGGGCAAAAAGAAGAGGCGGGATCGGTTTGGGAAGTTGCAGCACAGAAGAATGTTTTTCCTGATGCGTTGAGGGAGAAAAGCAGCAGCTATTGGCTTATCAATCTCCATGTAATGTCGGAGGGAACCGCAGTGACCGCGTTGTCCAGGACGCTTGCTTGGTTCCGGAAGCAGATGCTAGTCTCCGGATCTTGTCCTTCTCGGATTGATATAGTGACTGGTTGGGGAAGACGTAGTAGAGTGACTGGTACGTCGATGGTGAGACAAGCGGTTGAAGAGCTGCTCAACATGTTTGGTTCACCGTTTTTCACGGAGAGTGGAAACTCAGGTTGTTTTGTTGGGTGTGGTGAGTCTCTCAACAGGTGGTTGGTGCAGTCTTATGTTGAAAGGATGCATTTGCTGTGA
- the LOC106344138 gene encoding uncharacterized protein LOC106344138 — protein MAAESLRTKWMAVTASIWIQCTLGGSYTFGIYSAILKSSQSYDQSTLDTVSVFKDIGGNVGVLSGLVYTAATFNRRRRDGRGGRAGPWVVILIGAVLSFTGYFLIWASVTGLIRKPPVPVMCLFMFIAAQSLTFLNTANVVSSLENFADYGGTAVGIMKGFVGLSGAMLIQLYETICPGDPESFILLLAIVPSLLSVLVMPLVRIYETSTVDEKKHLDGLSTLSIIIAAYLMVIIIVKGILGLPSWANTVTLVVLLILLASPLLIAIRARRDNIKKPCYSPLVDNLEATTSGESLAVVEDKSLNLLQAMRNVDFWLLFLAMVCGMGSGISTINNIRQIGESLRYSNVEINALLSLWNIWNFIGRFGAGYVSDALLHRKGWPRPLLMATTLGAMTIGHLIIASGFEGNLYPGSVIVGICYGSQWSLMPTITSELFGVKHMGTIYNTISIASPMGSYIFSVRLIGYIYDKTIIGEGNTCYGPHCFRLSFVIIASVAFLGFLVSCVLVFRTKNLYQHIFEKRLRR, from the exons ATGGCGGCAGAGAGTCTGAGAACGAAATGGATGGCTGTGACGGCGAGCATATGGATCCAGTGCACGTTAGGAGGTTCTTACACCTTCGGAATCTACTCGGCAATCTTGAAATCATCTCAATCATACGACCAATCAACCCTTGACACAGTCTCCGTCTTCAAAGACATTGGTGGTAACGTCGGCGTTTTGTCTGGACTTGTTTACACCGCAGCCACCTTTAATCGCCGTCGCCGTGACGGACGGGGAGGTAGAGCAGGTCCGTGGGTGGTGATCTTGATCGGAGCGGTTTTGTCCTTCACCGGTTATTTCCTTATCTGGGCATCCGTGACCGGTTTGATTAGAAAACCGCCGGTTCCGGTTATGTGTCTGTTTATGTTCATAGCGGCTCAGTCTTTAACGTTTCTTAATACGGCCAACGTTGTTAGCTCCCTTGAGAATTTCGCCGACTATGGCGGCACTGCCGTCGGAATAATGAAG GGCTTTGTTGGTCTAAGTGGAGCAATGTTAATACAACTCTATGAAACAATATGCCCTGGAGATCCAGAGAGTTTCATTCTTCTACTTGCAATAGTACCTTCACTCCTCTCTGTATTGGTGATGCCACTAGTCAGGATATACGAGACCAGCACGGTCGATGAGAAGAAGCATTTAGATGGTTTATCAACTTTGTCTATAATCATTGCAGCTTACCTTATGGTCATTATCATTGTGAAGGGCATTCTTGGTTTACCATCATGGGCCAATACCGTCACGCTTGTAGTTCTACTCATCCTCCTTGCCTCGCCTCTACTTATTGCCATAAGAGCACGCCGAGACAATATCAAGAAACCATGTTATTCTCCTCTTGTAGACAATCTAGAAGCAACAACCTCTGGTGAGAGCTTGGCGGTGGTTGAAGATAAAAGCTTGAATCTCTTACAAGCTATGCGTAATGTAGACTTCTGGTTACTGTTTCTTGCTATGGTATGTGGAATGGGATCAGGGATTTCGACGATAAACAACATCAGACAAATAGGTGAGTCTCTTAGATACTCTAACGTGGAGATAAACGCATTGCTGTCTTTGTGGAACATATGGAACTTTATTGGTCGGTTTGGAGCTGGTTATGTTTCGGATGCATTGCTACATAGAAAAGGATGGCCACGTCCTTTGTTAATGGCTACAACTCTTGGAGCCATGACCATAGGACATCTGATCATAGCCTCTGGTTTTGAAGGAAACCTATACCCCGGTTCGGTTATCGTAGGAATATGTTATGGCTCACAATGGTCGTTAATGCCGACGATAACGTCAGAGTTGTTCGGGGTTAAACATATGGGAACAATCTATAACACAATTTCGATTGCTAGTCCTATGGGTTCGTATATCTTCTCAGTGAGATTGATTGGTTATATCTATGATAAGACCATTATTGGAGAAGGTAACACGTGTTATGGTCCTCATTGTTTCCGGTTGTCCTTTGTGATTATTGCATCTGTGGCTTTCCTCGGGTTTCTTGTCTCCTGTGTGTTGGTATTCCGGACAAAGAATCTGTATCAGCATATCTTTGAGAAGAGGTTGCGTCGTTGA
- the LOC106295737 gene encoding uncharacterized protein LOC106295737, whose amino-acid sequence MGSSSDLVVPDPDVSGNHRSPADDTKIPAEETASLRRTRPSRACTVRAQQRLQEQQAAERKLRPPKKEYKREHRQKEEVEEEDDQEEEDEEGDDDVQRQCGGGSLGKIVTSLVQPPEPSQMPRWNLRSMWELASVLNFLHVFRPLLKINAEFSAEEFETALLNPNDTLSDIHIPLLKGIPPVTRMALTRDTWVTVLCRKIRDCWHWVAEGDLPIVASQGREIEAYKSLDPAIRVVILKALCDIRVEQEDIRSYIDNSVKTGVHLSTFRKDRVGGDSHGVNFWYEDDPLVGHRLYREIRKTEVVKVKTKGSKILPNVTYQWETVATNFDEFQDVSEKLNTSGSRTEVSLGKKLTRDMLPEIEKEHKRKEKLLKKQHRQALLLDNYLVADGVGGGRSLRDRKPVRYTFDDYDRSINEAIKITTNKHPSQEPFLHRRESARLDSLVNGRSTTSSIHPTDPVNGTASGSSSDFADGDEFDEQRDESLDRRRRQRPQRYSATDFVETDNHVESGSDDDIVGEAVYDEEYLRKRKQKTFSSGSEGEEEKGDEEYKWDEDNAEYEEEEEEEDSPSASEEDSDEPRRVRKMPRRETKLRSKSNGFRPGLRRSKRATRIDYQQYELSESDNEAAGAAKRKRLVEPDPDEDSDESGNGDFTMGSEDSEENGNDPETNSAEEEVEEEEEEPREVNDNAGTANGTENNQLNKSNGTDQEEVEGGAVGKRHYLDLNELAPVSGFDDGPSTVLKDDDKTDSS is encoded by the exons ATGGGTTCCTCCTCCGATCTCGTCGTCCCTGACCCCGATGTCTCCGGCAACCACCGCTCTCCCGCCGACGATACCAAAATTCCCGCGGAGGAGACTGCCTCGCTCAGGAGAACGAGGCCGTCGCGCGCCTGCACCGTTAGAGCGCAGCAGCGGCTTCAGGAGCAGCAGGCGGCGGAGAGAAAGCTCAGGCCGCCTAAGAAGGAGTATAAACGGGAGCATCGACAAAAGGAAGAGGTGGAGGAAGAAGACGATCAAGAGGAGGAGGATGAGGAGGGAGACGATGATGTGCAGAGGCAATGCGGTGGAGGGAGTTTGGGTAAAATCGTTACTTCTCTTGTCCAGCCACCGGAGCCTTCGCAGATGCCGCGGTGGAATCTTAGGTCCATGTGGGAACTTGCTTCCGTCCTCAACTTCTTGCAT GTTTTTAGGCCGCTTTTGAAGATCAATGCGGAGTTTTCTGCTGAGGAGTTTGAAACGGCTTTGCTGAATCCTAACGATACTTTGAGTGACATTCATATTCCTCTTCTAAAG GGCATTCCTCCTGTAACTCGAATGGCCCTCACTCGTGATACCTGGGTCACTGTCTTGTGCAGAAAAATAAGAGATTGCTGGCATTGG GTCGCAGAAGGGGATCTTCCCATTGTTGCTTCGCAAGG GCGGGAGATTGAAGCGTACAAATCTCTTGATCCAGCCATTCGTGTGGTGATTTTGAAAGCTTTATGTGATATTCGTGTTGAG CAAGAGGACATCAGGAGCTACATTGATAACTCTGTCAAAACTGGTGTTCATCTGTCAACTTTTCGCAAAGACCGCGTTGGGGGTGATTCGCATGGAGTTAATTTTTG GTATGAGGATGATCCCTTAGTTGGTCACCGTTTATATCGGGAAATAAGGAAGACAGAGGTGGTTAAAGTCAAAACGAAGGGTTCCAAGATTCTTCCTAACGTAACTTACCAATGGGAAACTGTTGCCACAAATTTCGATGAATTCCAAGATGTTTCG GAAAAACTTAATACAAGTGGTAGTAGAACTGAAGTTTCTCTGGGGAAGAAGTTAACGAGAGATATGCTTCCTGAGATAGAAAAAGAACACAAG AGGAAAGAGAAGTTGTTGAAAAAGCAACATAGACAGGCTCTTCTCCTTGATAACTATTTGGTTGCTGACGGTGTTGGTGGTGGTCGTTCTCTCCGTGATAGGAAGCCAGTTAGATACACTTTTG ATGATTATGATAGGTCGATAAACGAAGCTATCAAAATAACAAC GAACAAACATCCATCACAAGAACCTTTTCTCCACAGAAGAGAATCAGCTAGATTGGACTCTCTTGTGAATGGCAGATCAACAACAAGTTCAATTCACCCTACTGACCCTGTGAACGGTACAGCGTCTGGTAGCTCTTCTGATTTTGCTGATGGTGATGAGTTCGATGAGCAGAGAGATGAATCCTTGGACAGAAG GCGCAGACAACGGCCCCAGCGGTATTCAGCAACGGACTTTGTTGAAACAGACAATCATGTAGAATCTGGAAGCGATGACGACATTGTTGGGGAAGCAGTTTATGATGAAGAATATCTGAGGAAGCGTAAACAGAAGACGTTTTCTAGTGGTTCTGAGGGAGAGGAAGAGAAAGGAGATGAAGAGTACAAATGGGATGAAGACAATGCCGAGTACGAGGAAGAAGAAGAAGAGGAAGATTCTCCAAGTGCCAGCGAAGAAGATAGTGATGAACCCCGAAGGGTTAGGAAAATGCCGCGGAGAGAAACCAAGTTAAGATCAAAGTCAAATGGTTTCCGGCCTGGCCTGAGGCGTAGCAAAAGAGCCACAAGAATCGATTACCAACAGTATGAGCTCTCGGAATCAGACAATGAAGCAGCAGGAGCGGCCAAACGTAAGCGATTGGTAGAGCCAGATCCAGATGAAGATTCTGATGAATCAGGGAATGGGGATTTCACAATGGGAAGTGAGGACTCTGAAGAAAATGGAAATGACCCAGAAACAAATTCTGCTGAAGAAGAAGTGGAGGAGGAAGAAGAAGAGCCCAGAGAAGTCAATGATAATGCGGGGACAGCAAATGGTACAGAGAATAATCAACTGAACAAGTCAAATGGCACAGACCAAGAAGAAGTTGAGGGTGGTGCAGTAGGCAAAAGGCATTACCTCGACCTAAACGAGCTTGCTCCCGTGTCCGGTTTTGATGATGGTCCAAGTACAGTGTTGAAGGATGATGATAAGACCGACAGTTCATAG